GTGGGCAGGAGTGAGTCTTGGACCCAGACCTGGTCACTGCGGACATCCCGAACGGTCTTGGGTGTCCTGGTCGCCCGCGTTCGCTCCGCGTCCGGTGGCACGCATCGTGTGCGTGGTCCGGGAATGCGGGGGCGGGTTTCCTCACGCCCTCGGTCACGGTGTCCGGCCTGGGCGGTCCGATGCCCACGACGATCGCTCTGGTCGTCGTGGGGCGGTGCCGTCCGTCGCCGGATACGGTGTCCAAGGGCGCGTCGTCCGATCGCGACGCTTGCCGCGTCGTGTCGGCTGGTCCTGCGGTTCTTCGAGGCCAGGGGCTTCTGCCAGTGCTCAGCGCCCCAGCGGGAGGTGTACGCCGGGTCCACGGCGACGAGGGGGATGGCGAGTTCGGCCGCCATGGACACGAGCCGGGCTCGCAGCCTGGCCACGGGCATGCCGGAGATGAGCCTGCGGAACCGCTTACGCCGTCCGTGCTTCTCCCGGGTCTTCTCCGAGCCGAAGTCGAGGTCTTCTACCGCGATCGACAGGCCGTACCGCTTGGCCCAGTGCAACAGGCGGGTGAGGGCGTGCCGGACCTGGGCGTCCCGGTGCCGGGTGTTGCCGGACAGGTCGTAGGAGAAGCGGCGGGGCTCGCCGCACGGGTTGCCGTGGGCGTCGAGCCGTCACGCGGCGAGGTGATCGGCGTTCGTGTCGACGCCGATCAGGCCCCCGGTGCGGGCCTGGGTGAGGGGCACGGTCTGGACTGGCGGGATCGTCCACGACGCGGTCAGGTACCAGCGTCCGCGCTCCACGTCCAGGTGGATGCGGTAGGCGACGGCACGGTTCGCGGCCACGCGGTCAGCCCACTGATCGCCCCGGTGATGGAACCGCACGGTGCCGATGGGGACGTACCGGCCGTGCCTGGCGTTGGCCAGGTGCGCGAGCGGCGTCGGCAGCTTGATGCCGACCTGGCCGTCCGGGGTGACGCGGATCGTTTCGTTGCCGAAGCGTTTGCCCGACTCGCCGTCAGCGGCGAGGAACCAGCGTTCGGCTTCCCAGCGCTGCCGCCACGCATCCTCGGTGAGCCGCGCGGCGTCGAGGTTATGCCGGCCCAGGGCCAGCTTCTTCCCGCCGCGTATGACGCGGACACGCCCCGTTTCACGGTCGGCCTGCTCACCCTCCAGCCGGTCTTCCAGCAGGTGCAGGCGCCGTGTCTTGACGAACCACTCCTGTTTCGTGCGGTATCCGCCCGGCGCCCGTTTCGTGCCCCTCTCCCCGACCGGCAGTGACAGGCGGCGCGCGACCGTGCGGATACCGGCCTCCAGGCCCTGGATGTGCGCCAGCTGGGCCCTGCGGGACAGCGCCCACTGATCGTGCGTGGCCTTCGTGATGCTCCCCGCCCAGCGCGAGGAGGAATCCTCAGTCAGCTCCCGCTTACGGGCCGCCCACGTCTCGGTGGAGTGCTCCAGTCCGTCAGCACACCTGCGCTTGAGATCCTTCGACGCCAGCGAGCCGAGGTGCACGCCCACGGCCCGCAGCACCTTGTCATCCTCGGCAGTCAGGCCCTTGAACCGGGTGCGGATCGCTACGCCGGACGGGCCGAGAGCGACGAACGGCGCGGCGATCGGGCGGAGGTCAGCCATGTGCGGCGGCCTCCAATGCCTTGCGGGCGCGGTTCTTCGCTGACCTGCGCCCGTACAGGCGGACGCACAACGACGTCAGCACCTCCACCATGTCCCGCACCAGGTCGTCTTCGACCTCGCCGTCGTCCAGCACCAGCAGGCGACGGCCCGTCGCGGACAAGGCGGCCTCGACAAGCCCGACGTTCATCCGGCCGAGCCGGTCCTTGTGCTCCACCACCACGCAGGTCACGTTCGGGTCGGCCAGCAGACGCCGGGCCTTGGAACGGCAGCCGTCCATCCCGGAAGCGGTCTCCGCCTCAACACGAACGACTCGGTGACCGGCCTTCGCCACCCACGCCGACAGCCGAGCGACCTGGCGTTCCAGATCGGTCCTCTGATCGTGCGAGGACACGCGGGCATACAGGCCCAGACCGCCGATGGCCTCGGGCGTGGTGTTCGCCTCGATGTTCACCAGGATCGTGCGTGGCCCGACCCTTCCCCAAGCTCTCAACTTCGTTCGAGCAGGGGAGACCCCATTGCCGGTACCGGCAACGTCCCCTCACGGAACCAGCGATACGCGGTCTGCGGATGCACACCCTGCGTCCTCGCCCATTCCGTCAGATTCACGCTCTGACAACGACACTCACTCATACATGGATACGCCCACTCACCCGACTTCGAGGACCAGCAGGTGGAGACCCCCGCCGGCGGAGGTACGGGCCGTGCCGTGCCCGAGGGGCGGGTGCCGGCCGGCACGGCTCAGGTCGCCGCGGGCTCCCGCTCCCTGGTGGACCGCACCAGGGCGTGCTCCACGACCGCCACCAGCACCGACTTGACCGACTCCCGCTCACGGGCGTCGCACATCAGGAGCGGTACCTCGGGGTCGAGGTCGAGGGCCGCCCGCACGGTCTCCTCGGGGTACTCCTCCGCGCCATCGAAGCGGTTGACCCCCACGGTGAACGGGATGCCGCGCCGCTCGAAGTAGTCGACGGCGGCGAAGGAGTCCTCCAGGCGGCGGGTGTCGGCGAGCACGACCGCGCCGAGCGCCCCCTGGGCCAGCTCGTCCCAGAGGAACCAGAACCGGTCCTGACCGGGGGTGCCGAAGAGGTACAGGACCAGATCCTCGCGCAGGGTGATCCGGCCGAAGTCCATCGCGACCGTCGTCGTGCTCTTGGACTCCACCCCTTCGAGGTCGTCCACGGGCCGGCCCGCCTCGCTGAGGGTCTCCTCGGTGCGCAGCGGCTTGATCTCGCTGACCGCGCCCACGAGGGTGGTCTTGCCGACCCCGAAGCCGCCGGCCACAAGGATCTTCAGTGTCACCGGCTCCACCGGCGTCTCCCGTCGGCTAGAGCGCCCGAAGACCATTGATCACCTCGCGGAGAATGCTGACGTCCGGCAGCTCTGCCGGCGGAACGGGACGGGTCACATGGACCAGGGCGTCGTCGACGAGATCGCCCACGAGTACCCGGATCACCCCGACGGGGAGGTCCAGGCCGGCGGCGAGCTCGGCGATCGACTGGGGGGTGGTGCCGCAGCGTTCGACGATCTCCACGTGCTCCGGGGAGAGCGTCCGGTCCCGGCCTGGGTCGTGGGCGGCCGGTTCCGGCACGACGAGCGCGATCAGGTCGAGCCGGTGCTCCGTGGTACTGCTGGTCCGGCCGCGGGTCATCGCGTAGGGACGGACGACCGGACCGGCTTCGTCGTCGAACCACCGGGGGGCTTGCCGGACCTGCTGTCTGCCGTCAGTCATGGCCCGTCCACTCACCCTCCGGCGGCGAGCCCGGCCCGGGGTGCCGTCGCGAGGTGGGCGCCGACGCGCTTGACCATCAGCGTCATCTCGTAGGCGACCAGCCCGACGTCCGAGTCGGCGTCGGACAGCACGGCCAGGCAGCTGCCGTCGCCCGCGGCGGTGACGAAGAGGAAGGCGTCCTCGAGCTCGACGACGGTCTGGCGTACCCGGCCCGCGTCGAAGTGGCGGCCCACGCCCTTGGCGAGGCTGTGGAACCCGGACGCCACGGCGGCGAGGTGTTCCCCGTCCTCACGGGTGAGGTCCTTGGAAGCGCCGGTGGCCAGGCCGTCGCCGGAGAGGACGAGGGCCTTGCGGATGGAACCGACGCGCTCGACCAGTTCGTCGAGGAGCCAGTTGAGCTCTCCGTCCTTGGCCCTGTCGGTTGCTGCGGCGTTCGGTGCGGTCATCGACCGTCCCCCTCCGGTGTCGTTCCTGGTGCTGTCTCGCCTGCGTCGCCTGCGTCGGCTGCGTTCTGGCGGCGCCCGCGCTGCCAGCCACGCTGCAGCGAGGCCATGCGGTCGCGGACCTGTTCCGCGTCACGTTCGAAGTCCGCGGCGTCCTCCGCCGCGGTGCCCCGGCCGGCGGCCCGGGCGTCGGCGGCCTCGCGCAACTGCGGTGCGAGGCTGGCCTGGCGGACCCGCCGGGGCAGTCCGCCGACCGTCGGTCCCGAGGGGCCGCGGGCCGGTCGCGCGGTGCTCGCCACGCCGCCGTCCCCCGCGTCGTCCGCCTGCCGGGTCGTGCCGCCGCTCCGCCCGGGACCGCCGGTCCGGCGGGCGGGTTTGCCCCGCAGCGGGAGCCGCACCGGACCGGAGGACGGGCCCGCCGCGGGGGCCGCGTCGGTGCAGTCCGGGCTCGTGCCGGGAGGATCCGGCTCGTCACCGGGAGGTCCGGGCAGGGGGTGCGCGCGGCCCCGTCCGTCGACCCGGCGGCCGTTGTCCGCGACCAGCGTCGGCGGCTTGCGGCGCGGCAGGGGAACCGGACGCCCGGACGAGGGCCGCCCGTTCTTCCCGGAACGTTCCGGCG
The Streptomyces tirandamycinicus DNA segment above includes these coding regions:
- a CDS encoding GTP-binding protein codes for the protein MVFGRSSRRETPVEPVTLKILVAGGFGVGKTTLVGAVSEIKPLRTEETLSEAGRPVDDLEGVESKSTTTVAMDFGRITLREDLVLYLFGTPGQDRFWFLWDELAQGALGAVVLADTRRLEDSFAAVDYFERRGIPFTVGVNRFDGAEEYPEETVRAALDLDPEVPLLMCDARERESVKSVLVAVVEHALVRSTREREPAAT
- a CDS encoding DUF742 domain-containing protein → MTDGRQQVRQAPRWFDDEAGPVVRPYAMTRGRTSSTTEHRLDLIALVVPEPAAHDPGRDRTLSPEHVEIVERCGTTPQSIAELAAGLDLPVGVIRVLVGDLVDDALVHVTRPVPPAELPDVSILREVINGLRAL
- a CDS encoding roadblock/LC7 domain-containing protein encodes the protein MTAPNAAATDRAKDGELNWLLDELVERVGSIRKALVLSGDGLATGASKDLTREDGEHLAAVASGFHSLAKGVGRHFDAGRVRQTVVELEDAFLFVTAAGDGSCLAVLSDADSDVGLVAYEMTLMVKRVGAHLATAPRAGLAAGG